The DNA segment ACACCATCCTGGGCCTGAACATCGACGGCAAAAAAGAGCTGCTGGGCCTGTATCTGTCGGACACCGAAGGCGCCCACCACTGGCTGAGCGTGCTCACCGATCTGCATAACCGGGGTGTCAAGGACATTCTGATCGCCTGCGTGGACGGCCTCAAGGGCTTTCCCGAGGCCATCGAAAGCCTCTACCCCGATACCGAGATCCAGCACTGCATCATTCACCAGATCCGAAACTCGCTAAAGTACGTCGGCTCGAAAAATCACAAAGCCTTCATGGCCGATCTCAAAACCGTCTATAAAGCCGCCACCCTCAATGCCGCCGAGACAGCCCTGGATGAACTGGAAGCCAAATGGGGTGACAAGTACCCCATGGTGATCCAGTCCTGGCGCAGTAAATGGCCTACGCTATCGGCCTATTTCAAATATCCGGACTACGTGCGCACCGCCATTTACACCACCAATGCCGTCGAAGCCGTGCATCGTCAGTTCCGCAAGCTGACCAAAACCAAGGGCGGGTTCGCCAATGAAAACAGCTTACTCAAATTACTCTATGCCGGTATACTCAAGGCGTCCGAGCGCTGGACGCACCCGGTGAAAAACTGGAACCTGACCCTCTCGCAACTGGCGATCCATTTTGAGGGCAGGCTGGAAAAACATATTGAGCTATAAGTGCTTCGGTGACACAGAGTTTTGAACACCCTCGTCTGCCTTGGTAAATAAATTAAAGAGGTCACGAAAAACCACAAGCTCGGGGTCAGGTCTTGCCTTTTGCCTTTCAAGAAGCAAAACGTAAGACCTGACCCCAGGAATTCAGGAATTCATGCGTGGCGGAGGCCGCGACGGGTTTGTCGAGTCTGTCGGTGATATACGATTTCTTTAAAGGCGCCGGCATTGCCTTTGTCGGTAGCCTCTTGCTGAACCTGTTGATGTATCTCAAGATCAAACAGGATGCGTCGTAGCTTTTGTACCCATTTCTGTTTGTTATACTGTTGGTCACATATTATATTGTTGTTATATGAAGCATTAGAGTCATTCACCGCGACGGATTTACCTGATCCATGCTAGATATGCGTCTGCCAATCCTGATTCGATGTGCTAGTGCCATCGCTTTAATAATCGTAATGACAATGGCGCTGCCCGGGCCGACGGCCGGGGCCGCCGAACTCTCCGAGGAACAGCGTGAGGCGGTGGCGGAGCGCCTCGGTATCACGCCCGAGGAGCTGGAGGCGCTGCAACGTGGCGAGTTCAGTGGCGAGAAGCTGTTTGAGTTGCAGCGGCGCATGGGCGAGGGGCTGTCCGAAAGCCTGCAGGATCCCAACGTGCGCCGCCGCCTTCAGGAGAACATGCCCGGCGACTCGGAACAGAAGGTCTTCGATGCTTACGATCGCAACCCGGCG comes from the Thiohalophilus sp. genome and includes:
- a CDS encoding IS256 family transposase: MKKQINFDMDAALKALREGQDLSGKDGVLTPLIKQLTEAAMQAELETHLDAQETPNRKNGSTSKTMKSAAGPFELDTPRDRAGTFEPQLVKKHQTHLTDELERKVIALFALGMSYQDIRDHIGDMYGIALSNGTLNAVTDKLLPELAAWRERDLEAIYPIVWLDAIHYKIKENGRYVSKAIYTILGLNIDGKKELLGLYLSDTEGAHHWLSVLTDLHNRGVKDILIACVDGLKGFPEAIESLYPDTEIQHCIIHQIRNSLKYVGSKNHKAFMADLKTVYKAATLNAAETALDELEAKWGDKYPMVIQSWRSKWPTLSAYFKYPDYVRTAIYTTNAVEAVHRQFRKLTKTKGGFANENSLLKLLYAGILKASERWTHPVKNWNLTLSQLAIHFEGRLEKHIEL